From a region of the Gossypium raimondii isolate GPD5lz chromosome 10, ASM2569854v1, whole genome shotgun sequence genome:
- the LOC105778188 gene encoding uncharacterized protein LOC105778188 isoform X1, which yields MDLQSILVKLLSHFKDLEHVFSLNHFLQILDMMHGNSRGIVNMHILDMATRNGYVHDPTTIQLLFEISQALHSDTDLVNMKNDDNQQQARFISRFVRMVDHGVEYERHLAFLMECRGGLSNIIELKINEHVLSVCSKLIETAKLCLNAKDKYLTSTISFQDKNLPAAAVSSSIAI from the exons ATGGATTTGCAATCCATCTTGGTGAAGCTTCTTTCTCATTTTAAGGACTTGGAACATGTGTTTTCTTTG AATCATTTTCTTCAGATCTTAGATATGATGCATGGGAACTCTCGGGGCATTGTCAATATGCATATACTTGATATGGCTACAAG GAATGGTTATGTACATGATCCAACAACCATACAGTTACTCTTTGAAATATCACAGGCTTTACATAGTGATACTGATCTTGTAAACATGAAAAATGATGATAACCAACAGCAAGCACGGTTTATTTCTCGTTTTGTCCGAATG GTAGACCATGGAGTAGAGTATGAACGACATTTAGCATTTCTTATGGAATGTCGTGGGGGCCTTAGTAACATTATTGAACTCAAG ATAAACGAACATGTATTATCTGTCTGCTCGAAACTGATTGAAACTGCCAAATTGTGTTTGAATGCGAAGGACAAGTATCTCACTTCCACCATTAGTTTTCAGGACAAGAACTTGCCTGCTGCAGCTGTCTCATCGTCTATTGCTATCTGA
- the LOC105778188 gene encoding uncharacterized protein LOC105778188 isoform X4 — translation MDLQSILVKLLSHFKDLEHVFSLNHFLQILDMMHGNSRGIVNMHILDMATRNGYVHDPTTIQLLFEISQALHSDTDLVNMKNDDNQQQARFISRFVRMVDHGVEYERHLAFLMECRGGLSNIIELKDKNLPAAAVSSSIAI, via the exons ATGGATTTGCAATCCATCTTGGTGAAGCTTCTTTCTCATTTTAAGGACTTGGAACATGTGTTTTCTTTG AATCATTTTCTTCAGATCTTAGATATGATGCATGGGAACTCTCGGGGCATTGTCAATATGCATATACTTGATATGGCTACAAG GAATGGTTATGTACATGATCCAACAACCATACAGTTACTCTTTGAAATATCACAGGCTTTACATAGTGATACTGATCTTGTAAACATGAAAAATGATGATAACCAACAGCAAGCACGGTTTATTTCTCGTTTTGTCCGAATG GTAGACCATGGAGTAGAGTATGAACGACATTTAGCATTTCTTATGGAATGTCGTGGGGGCCTTAGTAACATTATTGAACTCAAG GACAAGAACTTGCCTGCTGCAGCTGTCTCATCGTCTATTGCTATCTGA
- the LOC105778188 gene encoding uncharacterized protein LOC105778188 isoform X5, producing MDLQSILVKLLSHFKDLEHVFSLNHFLQILDMMHGNSRGIVNMHILDMATRNGYVHDPTTIQLLFEISQALHSDTDLVNMKNDDNQQQARFISRFVRMVDHGVEYERHLAFLMECRGGLSNIIELKENMTHY from the exons ATGGATTTGCAATCCATCTTGGTGAAGCTTCTTTCTCATTTTAAGGACTTGGAACATGTGTTTTCTTTG AATCATTTTCTTCAGATCTTAGATATGATGCATGGGAACTCTCGGGGCATTGTCAATATGCATATACTTGATATGGCTACAAG GAATGGTTATGTACATGATCCAACAACCATACAGTTACTCTTTGAAATATCACAGGCTTTACATAGTGATACTGATCTTGTAAACATGAAAAATGATGATAACCAACAGCAAGCACGGTTTATTTCTCGTTTTGTCCGAATG GTAGACCATGGAGTAGAGTATGAACGACATTTAGCATTTCTTATGGAATGTCGTGGGGGCCTTAGTAACATTATTGAACTCAAG GAGAATATGACTCATTATTAG
- the LOC105778188 gene encoding uncharacterized protein LOC105778188 isoform X2, which produces MDLQSILVKLLSHFKDLEHVFSLNHFLQILDMMHGNSRGIVNMHILDMATRNGYVHDPTTIQLLFEISQALHSDTDLVNMKNDDNQQQARFISRFVRMVDHGVEYERHLAFLMECRGGLSNIIELKFSGQELACCSCLIVYCYLIHMKMVLNNNVDRIGFSMNYSCGTHELT; this is translated from the exons ATGGATTTGCAATCCATCTTGGTGAAGCTTCTTTCTCATTTTAAGGACTTGGAACATGTGTTTTCTTTG AATCATTTTCTTCAGATCTTAGATATGATGCATGGGAACTCTCGGGGCATTGTCAATATGCATATACTTGATATGGCTACAAG GAATGGTTATGTACATGATCCAACAACCATACAGTTACTCTTTGAAATATCACAGGCTTTACATAGTGATACTGATCTTGTAAACATGAAAAATGATGATAACCAACAGCAAGCACGGTTTATTTCTCGTTTTGTCCGAATG GTAGACCATGGAGTAGAGTATGAACGACATTTAGCATTTCTTATGGAATGTCGTGGGGGCCTTAGTAACATTATTGAACTCAAG TTTTCAGGACAAGAACTTGCCTGCTGCAGCTGTCTCATCGTCTATTGCTATCTGATACACATGAAAATGGTTCTCAATAACAATGTTGATCGGATCGGGTTTTCTATGAATTATTCATGTGGGACACATGAATTGACATGA
- the LOC105778188 gene encoding uncharacterized protein LOC105778188 isoform X3 produces MDLQSILVKLLSHFKDLEHVFSLNHFLQILDMMHGNSRGIVNMHILDMATRNGYVHDPTTIQLLFEISQALHSDTDLVNMKNDDNQQQARFISRFVRMVDHGVEYERHLAFLMECRGGLSNIIELKEIADKCNHLLLLNSVHNLIGEY; encoded by the exons ATGGATTTGCAATCCATCTTGGTGAAGCTTCTTTCTCATTTTAAGGACTTGGAACATGTGTTTTCTTTG AATCATTTTCTTCAGATCTTAGATATGATGCATGGGAACTCTCGGGGCATTGTCAATATGCATATACTTGATATGGCTACAAG GAATGGTTATGTACATGATCCAACAACCATACAGTTACTCTTTGAAATATCACAGGCTTTACATAGTGATACTGATCTTGTAAACATGAAAAATGATGATAACCAACAGCAAGCACGGTTTATTTCTCGTTTTGTCCGAATG GTAGACCATGGAGTAGAGTATGAACGACATTTAGCATTTCTTATGGAATGTCGTGGGGGCCTTAGTAACATTATTGAACTCAAG GAAATAGCTGATAAATGCAACCATCTGCTGCTTTTAAACTCAGTCCACAACTTAATTGGAGAATATTAA